The Takifugu flavidus isolate HTHZ2018 chromosome 16, ASM371156v2, whole genome shotgun sequence genome contains the following window.
TGAGATGGGTTAGTTAAAAATATGAACTGGAACCACTACTCTGAATATTTACAGAAGGAGGGGCAGTAAATTTGTCTTAGAATGACCAAGATGTGTAGACGTTCCACACTTACTGCCGTTGTACAACAGGAAACATCCACTTGGAGAGCTAGAATAAGTGTAATAGTATTGGTAAATATCTAACAGTGGATACGGATTCTCCTGATTGGAGTTCATGTTCTGAGGTGGTTTggcaatgtttttttctttaaaatgagtTCCGCTCAACCATGTCAACATGTACTTAAACACTGCAAATACTAATATGCGTCTAATTTGGAAATACAATATACGCTTTGTATGTTTGCAGCCATTTGTCTTAAACATGACAAAAAAAGTTGAGGTTCATGGGGAATACCACAATCAAAAACAAATGACCACCCAAAGAAGACGCCATGGGGCATTTATTAGTTCAGTTTGTGCAACACTGGATTAACACATTGCAGTGGTGGAAAATGTGTTCATATAATCACAGAACTTTCATTTAACACAAGAGGATTATAATTTAAAGGCATTCAGAGATTTGGGGGGTTTCTTAAGAAAACAACtgggttttttctttctgcagtAGTCCCCTTCTACCTGGCAGGTGAGGTACAACATAAGGGGAAAACATGGCACACTACAACTGACTGGGCATCACCCAGCACCAATTACACTTGCCACCTACAGCTCACTAGTCTTGTACTTCCTCATTTCAGTACAAAACAGCAGAATGTGAATAAAGAAGAGACTGAGTACTGCAAGACAAATTCAGAAATGTTATTTTCCTCTATTGTCACACATTTGTGAAATCTCTTCATGACTTTTATATTCCGAGACATCCAGAAACGCGCATATCTGAGCCATTTCAACCCCACCTCATTAGTGGAAGAAACCTTGGTACTGCTTGATTGTCTTATACTGGACGTGTTATTCCAACTGACTACTGTGATAAAACCTCCAACGACTTCCAGCACAGAAAATGTTCGGCTTTGTCTTTTTCGGCCTCCGCtggggtttgtttgtttcctaTCAGTCTTCTGACAAAACACGACTTATCCTCACATGTGTTGTGCTAAGGCCTTTTACCACCGCCCCAAATAATGATTCCATGTGGAGGTTGTAGCGTCAGAATGCTAAAATAAGAGGCTGAAATTTCCTGAGTGTGCTCAACCATAACAAACAACTACCTCATTTCTAAAATCACTCAGTAGTGTTGCTACAGAAGGGAAACCAGATCTGATTGGtaagaaaatggcaaaaggatTATTCAGCAAGGGGAGGACTTCTTTTAAGAGGAGGAGGGATCCTCTGGCTGAGTCAGGACGCTACAGGGAGGCCCAGTGCTCAAGGAGCGGAAAGCAAAGATGGAGGGATCGTAGGTAAACCTGGGTGAAGGGCGACTGTTGTTCAGACTCTgtggacacagacagagagatgtTATTATTGGGAAGTTACATAATTCATTCATGTCAGCACGGGTTCCGTCACCACCCTGAGAGGTCCATTTGATCCAATGGGCAAGCAGTAACCTATTATTAGAACATATTACACTGATTTCATTTTTCAGGAAAACAGCAGGTTGACTGGGATGCTTTTTGCACTCTCACAGCAAATCTGTGGCTTTGCAGACCCTCATTGTTCCACAAGTCCATCTAAAATTAGCCCTCGTCattttcctccctgcaggaaatgagagaaaatgatGTTGGCTTTGGCAGTGAGGCAGCACTTTCCTCCAGAGCCTGCAGATCGTGAACGAAGCCTGTGCACTGGGAAGAATTGAGACCTTAAAACAGAGCTAATGTAGCACAAGTTTGGGCTTATCAGAGATCTTAGAGTTATAGAGATGTTCATGAGTGCTGTGCCAAAAGGTCAATTTCTATAGAAAATCATTATATAATATGAATAAAATccaacaaataataaataaatgaatatccTTTCTATGTACTGGACAATACTGGCTCCAGCAGCATGTCACAATTGTTTGGTTAGATTGTTGAAAAGTGATTtgttcttttctgtgtttgtgaatgaTTGTGCGCGTACTTCCTGCATCATTAAACTGCCATCTCGTCTGATTGTGTTGGGAAGTGTAAGACATTTGTTTATATATGTGACTTTTCAGCATAGCTCAGAAGGAAGTTCCAGTTCACTCAAAAGATGCTTGTTCTGTTAACAAGTTCTTCATAGGGCAGTTTTGCTTCAGTTTTCATATTCATTACTCTGATAGACATCTATGTTCAACCGTGCTCAAAtaaagtacatttaaaaaaacaggagaTGTGCTCTCAAACATCTGACAGAGGGAAAACCACTATAAATCAGTTCTTGGATGCAAATGGGAGCATCTACTTTACAACTCACGTTCATAATTGAGAGTAACCAATTCCACTATCCCCcaaatgcatgtctttggactgtgggaggaagccagatCACGCAGAGAAAACCTACGCAGACACAGGAAGGACACGCAAAGTTCCAGGAGTCGTGGAACCCAGGCCCATCTGGCTGTCAGGCAACTGGAACCGCTGCAAGCATCAACTAATACCAATTAGGGATCACCTTTATGTTTCTTTAATGAGTGCAATAATCACCAGGACTTTATATCTTTATTTCACTATATTTtcaaggaagagaaaaaaaatctgagaagCACGGCCTTGAATAATTAGTTATGCCTTAATATGTTGCTATGGACCCTTGAACGCAGTACATGTTTGATATTATCAGATTACGAAGGTAAGAGGAATGAGGAAACAAGATTATTCAGCATGAAGCATTATCGAGAGGGTGAAAAGAAAGCCGCCGCAGCAGCAAAGAGCGGGTGGTGCACAGTGGCTCAAGTGGACACGAATCTCCAAAACAGCTCCCGAATCATTCCACCCCTCATTAAACCTATGAAAAGGAAGATCCCCAATGCCCACGGACGCCACTAACTATAACAACAACACAGCTGAAGATGCCAGGGAGAAAAGCAGACTAATATTTCTATGTGCAGGTGAAGTTAAACCATAGCAGCCAACCAGGCTGTAAAAGCAAAATTACTCCATGACTCCCAATACACTGCACAATGCTCCAACTCTTCCTCCTGCTATGCTCAACTACCTTGTTTAAACCACTCTAAAGGATTCTCCAGTTTGTACCAATGACACGTAAATACACGGGAACTGCCTTATCTGTGCTGTTACATCTAAACTGTGTACATATACAAGTATGTATGGCTGATAAGGTTGCACTGACACTATCCCACACAAGGTGACAATAACATCATCATTCACAGCATACTGTGCCTCCTTCTGGAGCGTCCTGCTGCATACCAAGATGTCCAGGCATGTTAGAATGCACGATCAAATGTGCCTTCCTCACAAATTAATTATTCAACCTATACACTTTTCTTACTGTAAACTCCCAAAAGTAGACTTTGACAATAGAAGGTTATTTAGGAAATATGACAGTGTTTCCATCGAGTGTTGGGAAGCTTAAACTGAATCCAATTTCACTTACTCTGATCTTTATTGTccttgttttccctccacagttctttttcagcagcattttctgtgaAGAGAAAAGAATGTCAGCTATGACATGAGTTCCTGGGTGGTATGATGCAAACAGGCCCAGTGTCTCCAAATAACCTCACTGATGCACGTCACTAAACAGGAGTGCTGCTACACTTCACAACAGTGAAatcagtgggggggggaccACACAATCATAGAACTGTCTCAGATCAAGGCTTGCCTCTAAGGCGCAGAGTAtgggaaaaaatggaaacacaAGCCTCTCGCAGGAATATTCTtgatatatattttctattctttttattatttatcctTGTTTTGTATTTTGCTATACACACTTCCATGTacacaatacacacaaaatgtacttttttgtttaattttattCCTATGTATCATATGATTATATTTATTGATACTATTATATTTCAGTCTATTACATATAGGCTCCTCAAGTCTTGCAGGTTGTCATATCCAGGTTATCCATTTCTAAACACATTATTTAAGCATAATTGTAAAAATAACCAATTCAAGTCCTTACAGATATGTACCATAGATACTAAAATATTACATAAATAACCATTTACATAAAACCTATGCAACACTCCAACTTTTCTCCTCAAGCCTGACATTTATTAACTATGATTTATGATGGACGGACGGCCAGACAGACGTGCCTCGCAACATGCTCATGTTTAAAAGGATATTGTCAAGCTAAAGGGTTAATGGGAGGCTGCTACCTCTGATGGCCCCCTATTGTATTCCCTGCAGGACCTCCCTTTCCACTTGGCTGAGTGTgcacacactcttacacacacacaaacacacacatgcccacattTTGGAAGGACTCACACAGATACAGCAACACTCTCATAGACAGGAGGATGTTCGACTGCAGGcccaaacacacaggcagatgATGGGTGCCCTCCCCAGCCACCACTACATAtatgcttcctcttcttctctcttcacctTTGTAATCCCTTCTTCTCCCTAAAAACTCCCAATGGACCCCCAGAAAAGTGCAGTGCCCAccccacccacgcacacacagaacaccAATAAGTCTTTAGGGTTTTAATGATTAGAGGATCAGCGTTTCCATTGCTCATTAGTGGTTgtcatttttctgttgtttatctAATCCTCTCCTTCTGCCTCTACCCCTCAATCATTCCCCCTCATTTGCCAGCTTTTGTGAGAAATGAGGGTGGACATCTGTCGTCCATGCTTCCCTTGCCTTCATCCCTCTCCAGCCAGACCACCATGGTGGCAAGCGTATGGCAATGAACAGGAAAGATTTTGTTTTGTGTGAGCATTTGTGAGGCCGTGTGCGTAGGGTTGACAGCGGGGACGTCATTATATTTTTGGATCAAATGCTTGGCCCATCATACTCGTTCGAGCTTTTGAATCATTTCCCAACTGGAGGTTTATCAGGAAAACTTTTAATTTACAGAAGGACTTAAGTACAAACCTGTTGCATTTTCTCCAAGTCCAGACTAGGCCTCCTTGGCTCTCCAGAGAAACTGTGCCGGTACTTCCTGTAAGGTGCTGTTTGCTCAAAATGGGTGAGAACGATGGGTTGTGCCACCACCTGCACCTTAAAACACATGGGAGGGGGCTTGAGGCTACGTGGTGGGCTGGAGCTGAAGAGAACAGGACTGGGGGAGGCAGCCAAGCAAGCACCTGGCTCAACCAGGGGCCTCGTGGAACCAGCAGGTGCACCATAACCACAGAGGTCCCGCACTTCCTCATCACTGGAAGCACTACTGTGATGATCACTACAGTGCTGGGGAAGATTAGGCACCCATTTCCTGTTGTCTCCACAGCTGATACGTTCAAGCTCTTCCTCTGAAGAGTGTCGATCCAGGTTGGCATCTAACAGGAGGCGAAGGCGGCGAAACCGCGCAGGAGAGAGGGGACTCTGGTTGTGCTGCTGACTGGTGGCCAACGGAGTGAGGGCGCAGTTCCGTCGTCTCTCTGGAGTAGTTCATAAACATGAAATAGAATAGAGGCTAGAGATAAATAATAACGTGGAAATGTAGAGAACGTGTACACACCTCTGTCAATTTGTGCGAGCTCCTGGTTTTCTCCCTCAGAGTCATCgctttctccttctccactgCCATGGTAAGAAATCTGCAACAAAGTGCACATGTAATGCTGAAATATGACATATAATACTTCTTACTCTTTTGGGACCCCATTATATATGAAATCGTCCTTCCCCTGTCATGCCTCAACaaaaatgctaatgatgctTTTTAGCTTGTTTTAGCAGATATAACAACAAAATTAAAATCTGTATACGCGTACGCATCAAAAGTATTTCATTCCAACTTGTATATACATAAAATCCATATCTGTACATGTCCCATTAAAAGGCACAAACACAATTCAGCTAGGTTTGACTCTAAAACACTAAGTTAGAGTTAACCAACTCCATGCTCACCACAGTCAGGTGGCATTTTTGGGTAAATCAAGGATGGAACAGTTACTGTATCAAACAATAAGGTCAAAACTATCAGCAACTATGTTCAAAAAGGTGATTCTTTTGAGGAAATTTAATCTGAAAACAGGAACTACAgatgttaaaaatgaaaaagaaacttAAATAACACCCATAAAATCTTTCTTCTTTTGCAAGTAACAGTTTTAAAGCCAAACTAATTTGATGGCAGCGGATTGGGTTTATTTTCCTatgtaataatataatatataataatgcAGTTTGTCTTTTTACACTTACATTCCATTCCTACATTAGTAACAACACTAGACAATGTCAACTGCAACGCAAAGAGTTAACTAACGTGTCTCAAGCTCAGTAATTACCACTCAGAGGTCTCGCTGAGCAGCTGCCATCTGTGCTTGTGCGAGTGTGTACTTACACACAGATCCACACAAACCTAAGATGTCCTTCCTTCTACTTGCTAATACATGCATAGTGGTGTGCAGACACACTCTTCACTAAGATGCtcttaaaaaagaacaaaaatggagccaacccccccaaaacaccaCCTGTATTCAGTTCTGTTTAATTGTACTCAAGTTAatatttttgaatttttaaagCATTAATGAAAAACCCATCATAAAAAATCTAAACTATGTTGTCTGTGGTAGAATATAAATCTACATGTAAGAGAAACAGCCTCCTTCAGTTGCATGGCGAGTGGCCCATctatttccacatttattgtAGAACTACAGTCTATCCCGTGTATTATATTCCTCTCTGAATTGGCCCTAAATGTGTGCAGGAACATGATTGTactaaaatgagaaaaaataaTAACCAAGCAGCATGTGCCGTGACAACTCATGTGAGAAAAAGCACCCTGGTCCCACTTTAAGGAAAATCGCAAAGTTACTAAAATAGATAAAACAGCAACACATTTAAATGACATTGTAGATAATGTTGTCCAGAGAAAAAGTTTTTTTCCTCAAGAACATAACATTATACCAGATGGTGTGTGACTAACCCATAAAAATACTACCTGTAGGATGAGATGATACCCAGGCTAAGCAGGGAAGGTTATTTTAAAGGCTCAGAGTCAATAGAATCTGAAGCAGGGCTATGGTGAGCTTTACTCTCGACCCTTTCATTCAGAAGAACGGGCTCTGTTTAGTGGGACTTACAGAACAGCTGATTGGAAAAttctctgtcattttctgtgCAGGTTTTGAAATCTGTGGCCAACATTATGGCCAACGTTTTAATTATAAGCATATGTGGGGACACGTTGATGTATTTGAAGCACATTTGCTGTGTTTGATGCAAATTTAAATCTTAAAACCACCTGATAATGTTGGTGAAAGAATGCACCGTGCAGTAAGTGGATTGTGCATCAGGACAGGTGGTTGGGTAAACTTAGCAATTGGAGGGTAGCGTGAGTTTGTTTTTGACTAAATCAGGCAGGAAAACTCTGCGTGTGAGTGTGCAAGTGTATATGTGTGTCAGTTAGACAACAGTTGTGTGATGAAGTCATAAGGAGGTTTATAATGACTGTTTGCTTGTTTCTAGTCTCATCTGAATGGCCCACCACCACTTACAAGCACAATGATGCTAATATTTTGGGATCTGTGGTCAGTCCCTGTAAATAGTGGCCTTTTAAGCTGAGGAACTGCAGTTTATGAATGACTACAGTCAGCAGAAGTGATCAGATGTTACAAAAACAGTATAATGTGCTACGGGGGCTGTATTTATATAGACATTTTCCACTTATACTTGACAAATCACAATAATTGACAAGTTTACATTTCAGCACTGCTGTAAAGCCCATGAGAAAATTACtaatcacacacatttacacgGCAACAACACAACTTTGGGGTTCAGTATCTTGAATGATGACACTTTGACAGACACTGCAGGCATTTGGGATTAAACAAATCACCTTTGTGCCACTTGTGTTATCACTCCggcacaaaaataaaatgatccaCTCCCACaatttgttgtgtgtttttccgtGCTCAAACGAGTGCAAGGACACTAAAATCACAAGCACGACACTTTACATTTCATGGTCAATATCAAACCATAAAACATTCTGGTTATGACAAGTTTATGGATACAGGTGATACATTACCCTAttgtaaatgcatttaaactgcATGTAGCTGCATATTCGTGCACAGCCGCTATCATGTCAAAAACGTAATATTATTGTAACCTGCAAGTTTTTCAGTAAGAAAACTTGAGATTTGGCCGTGGAGGATGACCATTGTAGGTAAAATCTAGAGGGGAATGAAAATTAGAGGCCCTGGTTTAGTTATTTGAGCAACTGATGCTGTTTAGTTATCGGCATTTCAATTTTGGTGACATCCGCGCAGAGTTGATGCTCAAACTTACACGAACGCAACATTTCTTTTAGCATTTTGAGAAATGTGCACTAATCGTGAGCATTTTCCACAACTGTTGAAACAATTCAAAGGACTAATGGTGGAGTTGAATGTATCGTCATGCACCACCAAAGGATCCAggcggcgtgcgtgcgtgtgccaaagagaaagagaaaatgaacGTGTCATTGAACTCAGCATGACCGGGTTAATGCAACGTTAACAGCTGCTGCGTAAACCTGCAAGAAAATAAGTCTAAAGTAAAGCCACGCCGGTTCAAAACCAACTCAGTTTCTCCTGATTCTACCCTAAACTTGCCACATAATGCGTCATTTCCAACGTATTTCTTAACGTGCAACCTTTAATTCCCGAACAAGTTAAGCTTACCTTGACATGGAACGGATGCATCTCATTAAGTGAATGTCTTCTTAGCTTCTTCGTCAGCGTCTTTAGCATTTTCCCCCTGAATAGCTTCAGGTTTGTCTGCAGCAATTACGCTTTACTGTCTCCTGCAGCCTTCACCGCCCCTTTATTAGCCTACTTGAGCgactttacattttaaaaaaggcaaaCGGGACAAGTAATTCTAAATCTGGTCACTGAACAAAAAAGAATGTAGCCGTATGAGTAGCTTAAagtgaaaaagtgaaaaagagcAAATTTAGTTTGACTGCGTAGATGAGTCGTATCTTCTGGAGGCTGCACATAGTAAACATTATTTTCGAGCTCATTAAAGTCTCCGATGTGTTGGAGCTTTTTTCTAGGAAAGGCGGGGAAACCCCTTAATGCTGCCTTTAACCCCTTAATTTAAAcagggaaaaataataataattaaaaaaaaaaaacttgttcgcattcacacacgcacgcatacacGCAAGTAGACGCACACTGGACGCACTAGCACGTACAGTGATCCTCCAGCTTATGCGGCCTcttctgtgattggctgttcgGTGTATGACGTCACTTTTCTCTGGCGGAAATGGGCTGAGTTAAAGTCATATTATTTTCATATTCCGCTTATTCAAAGCTGTACTTCACATATTTTACACACTCCGAACCGTAGTTGTTGTTCATAAAAAGAATTTGAATATATTTGTACTGAACTACAGTTTCGCAGTAACATGGAAGAGAACGTTATCTGATGATAGATCATGATATTATTGTGTTCATTTTAGTCATTAAACACTTTTGAACAAATCACATTATGAAAGGCCATCATGTTTTAAAGGTACATTTCAGTATAGCTATTAACATAGCTTGTCTTTGTGGGTTCACAATTATCAGGTCATAGTAATCCGTTTAGGTCAGGCATGAGTCAAGTGGATTACTGAAACTGGAAGCAGTCCACCGCCTCTTTTACATGTCTTATAAGTATGTAGTAGCATAGTAAAGTATTTAATCTTTTATCTAACTTAATACATCAGCAGCCTGGGTTAACATCATACGTATACAGGGGTAAGTAAGCAAAGCTGTTATGTTAGATTTTTGCTAAATAGACCAATTACAATTAATTTCATACATTTCATGCATTCACTAAATAATTCAGGTAATTAATACATTTGCAGTATCAACACTGTCTAGAAAATGCATTTGACCAGAGTTTTATCCTGTGATTCTCCTGAAATGGGagaagcagagaacagaggtgTGAAATCCCAGTGTGCAAGTCCGATATAATTGGTGTAAGACCAGTATCCTGTTGTGTCATTCTTTGTAAACATGAACTACTTCAAGGTGGTTTTGGATATAGGCATACAATTCCTACATGGGTGCTGGTTTATCCCCAGTTTGAAAGTGTAACAATAATCTAGTCAGTACtatcatcactatcatcactATCACTATCATgttctttaaaatcattttgaaATATTTGGCTGTCATGTGGGAGTTTGCATGGGTTTTCTCCTGGTGCTCCAGGGTTCTTCCCCTATCCAATGGCCCAGTTAGAAATTGGTGATTCTAAACTTAACCTTAGTCGTGAATGACTGGTTGTCCATTTGATAATATTCAATTGTTAATAAGACAGGCTGAATTTGTTTCACATAACTAATACTAGTAACACTCACTATGCTAAACATTGTCAgatgcagtttgtgtgtgtgtgtgtgtgtgtgtgtgtgtgtgtgtgtgtgtgtgtgtgtgtgattgcctGCGTATTTGCGTTTTGTGTAATCTAGACCATATTCAACCATAGATATCTCCTGGAATGTATTAATAAGAACAGTGGGGGGGTAACAGtctttcattttccaaaacCCATGGAAATAAGGCAACACCTACATATACAACTTAATATgaacaataaaatatataagACTATATCATACACACTAATGTAAGAGTCTCTATTTAGAAAACATCTATGAATGTCAAAGCTAACatggttgtttttcttctgtccttTTATGCATTATAGTCACTAAAGTGTGGAGCCGTTTTAATGCCATGATCTTCATAATTCCTAGTTATGTTGCCACAGTTGTACATCAGCCAACGCATTGCTTGTTTGTTGCATAGTTTTTACAGTTTCCCCATAACTGTAGCACACTCAGTCAACCACTTGGTCAACCTGTGTGACCTTGAGTGTGACTAATATTCAGTTGTTTATAATATAGCCTGAGTTTGTTTCACTATTCTGACATTGTTGCCACGTCATACGTATCATTAATTCCTGTGCAATGATTAAGTATGAAAGGTCGCTCAATCTTGCTGGTGTCTCAATGAGCAGGCTCAGATTAAACAGCAGTCTGGTTTGCTCTCTACTGGCAGTTCACTGACACTGCAAAATAATTTACTCATTACAAACTGATTATGGACAGAAGCGGTATTGACAAGACAAATACACTCTTTTAGACCCCCACTGGATTACAGTGTGACACAGTAATTTACAACTAATGGAAATTACTCAGAAATATGTATACTTCTAATGATATCTGGTCATTgtatctatatatttttttattttcagttgAATTTAACTTCATTTATATACAACCATGATCATCTTTAGG
Protein-coding sequences here:
- the si:dkey-16j16.4 gene encoding uncharacterized protein si:dkey-16j16.4 isoform X1, whose protein sequence is MLKTLTKKLRRHSLNEMHPFHVKISYHGSGEGESDDSEGENQELAQIDRERRRNCALTPLATSQQHNQSPLSPARFRRLRLLLDANLDRHSSEEELERISCGDNRKWVPNLPQHCSDHHSSASSDEEVRDLCGYGAPAGSTRPLVEPGACLAASPSPVLFSSSPPRSLKPPPMCFKVQVVAQPIVLTHFEQTAPYRKYRHSFSGEPRRPSLDLEKMQQKMLLKKNCGGKTRTIKIRSLNNSRPSPRFTYDPSIFAFRSLSTGPPCSVLTQPEDPSSS
- the si:dkey-16j16.4 gene encoding uncharacterized protein si:dkey-16j16.4 isoform X2; translated protein: MRCIRSMSRFLTMAVEKEKAMTLREKTRSSHKLTEVQVVAQPIVLTHFEQTAPYRKYRHSFSGEPRRPSLDLEKMQQKMLLKKNCGGKTRTIKIRSLNNSRPSPRFTYDPSIFAFRSLSTGPPCSVLTQPEDPSSS